In one Agathobacter rectalis ATCC 33656 genomic region, the following are encoded:
- the uvrA gene encoding excinuclease ABC subunit UvrA, whose protein sequence is MAKKERKYIKIRGASEHNLKCVSLDIPRDEFVVFTGLSGSGKSSLAFDTIYAEGQRRYMESLSSYARQFLGQMEKPNVESIEGLPPAISIDQKSTNKNPRSTVGTVTEIYDYFRLLYARIGIPHCPKCGRAITKQTIDQMVDTVMALPERTRIQLLAPVVRGRKGEHQKLFDRAKKSGYVRVIVDGSMYELSEDIPMEKNIKHNIDIVVDRLVVKPGIEKRLTDSLENVFELTEGNAIVDIVDGEQMTFSQNFACPDCGISIDEVEPRSFSFNNPFGACPTCYGLGYKMEFDPQLMVPDASLSISEGAIQVMGWQSCTDPKSYTYATLRALHEGYGLPLDTPIDDLSADMKKLLFYGGDGRVLKVRYKGQRGEGVYDLVWNGLVDNVERRYKETFSDTAKAEYEQFMRITPCTSCKGQRLKPSSLAVTVADKNIYEMTSMSVKELVKFLADIELTEQQHYIGDQILKEIRARVGFLQQVGLDYLTLTRGTASLSGGEAQRIRLATQIGSGLVGVAYILDEPSIGLHQRDNDKLLGALMNLKNLGNTLIVVEHDEDTMRAADYIVDVGPGAGSHGGEIVAAGSLKDIIKCKKSLTGAYLSGKIKIPVPQERRKPSGYITIRGARENNLKNIDVQIPLGIMTCVTGVSGSGKSSLTNEILYKHLAKSLNRARCIAGDHDGIDGLEQLDKVIDIDQSPIGRTPRSNPATYTGVFDMIRDLFASTPDAKAKGYKKGRFSFNVKGGRCEACGGDGILKIEMHFLPDVYVPCEVCGGKRYNRETLDVKYKGKSIYDVLDMTVEEALEFFKNVPKIQNKIQSLYDVGLSYVKLGQPSTELSGGEAQRIKLATELSRKSTGKTIYILDEPTTGLHFADVHKLVEILRRLSDGGNTVVVIEHNLDVIKTADYIIDMGPEGGDGGGTVIAQGTPEEICEVKQSYTGRFLKPYLEKDKDKL, encoded by the coding sequence ATGGCAAAAAAAGAAAGAAAATACATCAAAATACGAGGTGCCAGCGAACACAATCTAAAGTGCGTCAGTCTTGACATCCCGAGAGATGAGTTTGTTGTTTTTACAGGGCTTTCAGGCTCCGGCAAGTCATCACTGGCATTTGATACCATATATGCTGAGGGACAGCGCAGGTACATGGAGTCACTTTCATCGTATGCGCGTCAGTTTTTAGGACAGATGGAGAAGCCGAATGTGGAGTCTATAGAGGGACTTCCGCCTGCCATTTCCATTGACCAGAAATCCACCAATAAGAACCCACGTTCAACTGTCGGAACGGTCACAGAGATATATGATTACTTCAGACTGCTTTATGCAAGAATTGGAATACCACACTGTCCTAAGTGCGGGCGCGCCATTACAAAGCAGACGATAGACCAGATGGTGGATACTGTTATGGCGTTGCCTGAGCGCACCCGTATCCAGCTTCTTGCACCGGTGGTCAGAGGCCGCAAGGGTGAGCACCAGAAGCTGTTCGATAGAGCAAAAAAGAGCGGATATGTGCGTGTGATTGTAGATGGCAGCATGTATGAGCTCTCCGAGGATATCCCGATGGAGAAAAATATAAAGCACAATATTGATATTGTTGTAGACCGTTTGGTTGTAAAGCCGGGCATAGAGAAGAGGCTTACTGATTCACTTGAAAATGTATTTGAACTGACAGAGGGCAATGCCATAGTTGATATTGTGGATGGCGAACAGATGACCTTTTCCCAGAATTTTGCGTGCCCTGACTGTGGCATAAGCATAGATGAGGTTGAGCCGAGAAGCTTCTCCTTCAACAATCCGTTCGGAGCATGTCCGACCTGCTACGGACTCGGCTACAAGATGGAGTTTGACCCGCAGCTTATGGTGCCGGATGCATCGCTTTCCATATCTGAGGGTGCCATACAGGTGATGGGCTGGCAGTCATGTACAGACCCAAAGAGCTATACCTATGCGACACTTCGTGCGCTTCATGAGGGCTATGGGCTTCCTCTCGACACACCGATTGATGATTTATCTGCAGATATGAAAAAACTGCTTTTTTACGGTGGAGATGGCAGAGTGCTCAAGGTCAGATACAAGGGTCAGAGAGGCGAAGGCGTCTATGACCTTGTATGGAACGGCCTTGTGGACAATGTTGAGCGCCGATACAAGGAGACCTTTTCTGATACGGCAAAGGCAGAGTATGAGCAGTTTATGCGCATTACTCCGTGTACGAGCTGTAAGGGGCAGAGGCTTAAGCCGTCGTCACTTGCCGTTACGGTTGCGGACAAGAACATATATGAGATGACCTCCATGTCTGTGAAGGAGCTTGTGAAGTTCCTTGCTGATATAGAGCTTACAGAGCAGCAGCACTATATAGGAGACCAGATACTAAAGGAAATCCGTGCGAGAGTTGGCTTTTTGCAGCAGGTCGGCCTTGATTACCTCACTCTTACCCGTGGCACGGCAAGCCTTTCAGGCGGGGAAGCCCAACGAATCAGGCTTGCCACGCAGATTGGCTCAGGGCTTGTCGGTGTGGCATATATACTTGATGAGCCAAGTATCGGACTGCATCAGAGGGATAATGACAAGCTGCTCGGCGCACTTATGAATCTTAAGAATCTGGGCAATACTCTCATAGTGGTGGAGCATGATGAGGATACCATGCGTGCAGCGGATTATATTGTGGATGTAGGACCGGGAGCCGGTTCACACGGTGGAGAGATAGTGGCGGCAGGCTCGTTAAAGGACATTATAAAGTGCAAAAAATCACTCACAGGAGCATATCTGAGCGGTAAAATAAAGATACCGGTGCCACAGGAGAGGCGCAAGCCAAGCGGATATATCACGATAAGAGGAGCCAGGGAGAATAACCTGAAAAATATTGATGTGCAGATACCTCTTGGTATCATGACCTGTGTTACAGGCGTGTCGGGCTCGGGAAAGAGCTCATTGACCAATGAGATACTATACAAGCATCTGGCCAAATCCTTAAACAGAGCCAGGTGTATCGCAGGTGACCACGACGGTATAGATGGTCTTGAACAGCTTGACAAGGTCATAGACATCGACCAGTCACCGATAGGCCGTACACCCCGCTCTAATCCTGCCACATATACAGGTGTATTTGACATGATAAGAGACCTGTTTGCATCAACACCTGATGCCAAGGCAAAGGGCTATAAAAAGGGCCGTTTCAGTTTTAATGTAAAGGGCGGTCGGTGTGAGGCCTGCGGCGGTGATGGAATCCTTAAGATAGAGATGCATTTCCTGCCTGATGTATATGTGCCGTGTGAGGTCTGTGGAGGCAAACGATATAACAGGGAGACACTCGATGTAAAGTACAAGGGCAAGAGCATATACGATGTTCTTGATATGACAGTGGAGGAGGCACTTGAGTTTTTCAAAAATGTGCCAAAGATCCAGAACAAAATCCAGTCGCTGTATGATGTCGGACTATCCTACGTGAAGCTCGGACAGCCGTCCACAGAGCTTTCGGGTGGTGAGGCACAGCGTATCAAGCTTGCCACAGAGCTTAGCAGAAAGAGCACCGGAAAGACCATATATATACTTGATGAGCCTACCACAGGACTGCACTTTGCAGATGTACACAAGCTTGTGGAGATACTGCGCAGGCTCTCGGACGGAGGCAATACTGTAGTTGTTATCGAGCACAATCTCGACGTGATAAAGACAGCTGACTATATCATAGATATGGGACCTGAGGGCGGAGACGGCGGAGGAACCGTCATAGCGCAGGGCACACCTGAGGAGATATGCGAGGTAAAACAGTCATATACAGGCCGGTTTTTGAAACCATATCTGGAAAAAGACAAGGATAAACTTTAA
- the cdaA gene encoding diadenylate cyclase CdaA, producing the protein MDNVSGVLIRFKDQFLTFTNVPGIKIGVIDIIEILIISVLFYHILLWIKTTRAWNLFKGLIIILLFVLVAALFQMDTILWLAEKLFNIGLVALVVIFQPELRNALENIGGKTFLGDFFNTGRGEIEKFSDKTIDELVRACFAMGRVKTGALIVMEDEINLGEYIRTGIDVDAILTSQLLINIFEKNTPLHDGAVIVRGNRVVSATCYLPLSDSLSLSKDLGTRHRAAVGVSEVSDSLTIIVSEETGSVSTAYKGQIEHDIDADHLRTQLKLLQNRHREPGKFELIKRRFKNGKEASKNLHK; encoded by the coding sequence ATGGATAATGTGAGTGGTGTATTGATACGCTTCAAGGATCAGTTCCTTACATTCACAAATGTGCCGGGCATCAAAATCGGTGTGATAGACATTATAGAGATACTTATTATTTCAGTGCTCTTCTATCATATACTTTTGTGGATAAAGACCACGAGGGCATGGAATCTGTTCAAGGGCCTTATTATCATACTGTTGTTTGTGCTTGTTGCAGCATTGTTCCAGATGGATACAATACTGTGGCTTGCTGAGAAACTCTTTAATATAGGTCTCGTGGCACTTGTTGTTATTTTTCAGCCTGAGCTTCGAAATGCCTTGGAGAATATTGGTGGAAAGACCTTTTTGGGTGATTTCTTCAATACCGGCAGGGGCGAGATTGAGAAATTCTCTGACAAGACAATTGATGAGCTGGTGCGTGCATGCTTTGCGATGGGCAGAGTAAAGACAGGAGCGCTAATAGTCATGGAGGATGAGATAAATCTGGGAGAGTATATCAGAACAGGAATAGATGTGGATGCCATACTTACAAGTCAGCTCCTCATCAATATTTTTGAGAAAAATACACCGCTTCATGACGGAGCGGTTATCGTGCGTGGCAACCGTGTGGTGTCAGCTACATGTTACCTTCCGCTATCAGACAGCCTGTCACTCTCGAAGGATTTGGGAACCAGACACCGTGCAGCGGTCGGAGTCAGCGAGGTAAGTGATTCGCTTACTATCATAGTTTCAGAGGAGACAGGATCAGTTTCTACAGCATACAAGGGGCAGATTGAGCACGATATAGATGCCGATCATCTACGCACACAGCTTAAGCTTCTGCAGAACAGACATAGGGAGCCGGGTAAATTTGAATTAATTAAAAGGAGGTTTAAGAATGGGAAAGAAGCTTCTAAAAACCTTCACAAATAA
- a CDS encoding rod shape-determining protein, translating into MVGSDIGIDLGTASILVYIKGKGVVLKEPSVVAFDRDTNKIKAIGEEARLMLGRTPGNIVAVRPLRQGVISDYTVTEKMIKHFIQKALGKKSFRKPLVSVCVPSGVTEVEKKAVEDATFAAGARDVKIIEEPIAAAIGAGIDISKPCGNMIVDIGGGTSDIAVISLGGSVVSTSIKIAGDDFDEAIVRYMRKKHNLLIGERTAEDIKIKIGTCYPLPQPETIEVRGRNLVTGLPRTITVSSEETEEALREATLQIVEAVHSVLEKTPPELAADVADRGIVLTGGGSLLRGLEELIEEKTGINTMTAEQPMTCVAIGTGKYVEFLAGKRDEEF; encoded by the coding sequence ATGGTCGGATCAGATATCGGAATCGATTTAGGAACAGCAAGTATACTTGTTTATATAAAAGGAAAGGGTGTTGTGTTAAAGGAGCCTTCAGTAGTAGCCTTTGACAGGGACACCAACAAGATTAAGGCAATCGGAGAGGAAGCACGCCTCATGCTCGGAAGGACACCGGGTAATATCGTTGCAGTCAGACCGCTGCGTCAGGGTGTTATCTCAGATTATACAGTTACAGAGAAGATGATCAAGCACTTCATCCAGAAGGCGCTTGGTAAGAAAAGCTTCAGAAAGCCGCTCGTGAGCGTATGTGTGCCAAGTGGTGTTACAGAGGTTGAGAAGAAGGCCGTTGAGGATGCTACATTTGCAGCAGGAGCCAGAGATGTTAAGATTATCGAGGAGCCAATCGCAGCTGCAATCGGTGCAGGTATTGATATTTCAAAGCCATGCGGAAATATGATAGTAGATATCGGAGGCGGTACATCAGATATAGCAGTTATCTCACTCGGTGGTTCGGTAGTCAGCACATCTATCAAGATAGCCGGAGATGATTTTGATGAGGCAATTGTCAGATACATGAGAAAGAAGCATAACCTTCTCATCGGAGAGAGAACAGCTGAGGATATCAAAATCAAGATTGGTACATGCTACCCTCTCCCACAGCCGGAGACAATTGAGGTAAGAGGAAGAAACCTTGTAACAGGACTTCCAAGGACTATTACAGTCAGCTCAGAGGAGACAGAGGAAGCACTTCGTGAGGCAACTCTTCAGATAGTTGAGGCAGTGCACTCAGTGCTTGAAAAGACTCCACCGGAGCTTGCAGCCGATGTCGCAGACAGAGGAATCGTGCTTACAGGAGGCGGTTCGCTGCTCAGAGGTCTTGAGGAGCTTATCGAGGAAAAGACCGGCATCAATACAATGACTGCAGAGCAGCCTATGACATGTGTTGCTATCGGTACAGGAAAGTATGTAGAGTTCCTTGCAGGCAAGAGAGATGAAGAATTCTAG
- a CDS encoding HPr family phosphocarrier protein, giving the protein MVAQKIIIKNPTGLHLRPAGNLCKEAMKFKSKVTFIYDEKNVANAKSVLSVLGACIKSGDEIELICNGEDESEALEHLIQYIKDGLGE; this is encoded by the coding sequence GTGGTAGCACAAAAAATAATAATCAAGAATCCTACCGGATTACATTTACGTCCGGCCGGCAATCTCTGCAAAGAGGCAATGAAATTTAAATCAAAGGTAACATTTATATATGACGAGAAAAATGTAGCTAATGCAAAGAGTGTACTTTCAGTGCTTGGAGCATGCATAAAGTCAGGCGATGAGATAGAGCTTATCTGCAATGGCGAGGATGAGAGTGAGGCACTTGAACACCTTATACAGTACATCAAGGATGGACTCGGAGAGTAG
- a CDS encoding glycosyltransferase family 2 protein: MEKLLTIVVPAYNVEKYIKNCLDSFIDLSVLRSLEILIVDDGSTDSTASLAHTYEQKYPYSFKVLSKENGGHGSTINYAIPRATGKYFKVVDGDDWLDKSLLPQFVQLLKHTHSDVISNDFNLVDDKTKKVTKRRKAVSNSYHYNREWGFAEAVMDPLITIHSMTIRTDVLQKNDIRVDEHCFYEDQEYILYPIPYCTSITFSPLPLYQYRLGRSGQSVDIKMMIKRHDQHLKVLDALFEYNNVHGNLQTYKKQYLERGIAEAVDDEYQIFLAKGNDTRNVEQMKKFDEMLREEHPGVYQACSRKSVWMLRKTGFKIFPMAAWVYSRLRGN; encoded by the coding sequence ATGGAGAAGCTTTTAACCATAGTCGTTCCGGCTTACAATGTTGAAAAGTATATAAAGAACTGTCTTGACTCGTTTATAGATTTGTCTGTGCTCAGAAGTCTGGAGATACTCATAGTGGATGATGGTTCCACAGATTCCACAGCCAGCCTGGCACATACCTACGAGCAGAAATATCCATACAGCTTCAAGGTGCTCTCTAAGGAGAACGGAGGCCATGGATCTACCATCAACTATGCGATACCGCGTGCAACAGGAAAGTATTTCAAGGTGGTGGATGGTGATGACTGGCTGGACAAGAGCCTTTTGCCACAATTTGTACAGCTTTTGAAGCACACGCACTCGGATGTCATATCCAATGACTTCAACCTGGTGGATGATAAGACAAAGAAGGTCACAAAGCGCAGAAAGGCAGTGTCCAACTCTTATCACTACAACAGGGAGTGGGGCTTTGCTGAGGCAGTCATGGACCCGCTGATCACTATACATTCCATGACCATCCGTACTGATGTATTGCAGAAGAATGATATTCGTGTGGATGAGCACTGCTTCTACGAGGACCAGGAGTATATACTCTACCCTATACCATACTGTACAAGTATCACGTTTTCACCTCTGCCGCTGTATCAGTACAGACTTGGAAGGAGTGGTCAGAGCGTGGACATAAAGATGATGATCAAGCGTCATGACCAGCACCTTAAGGTGCTTGATGCACTGTTTGAGTACAACAACGTGCATGGCAATCTGCAGACCTACAAGAAGCAGTACCTTGAGCGCGGCATAGCCGAGGCAGTCGATGATGAGTACCAGATATTTCTGGCAAAGGGCAATGATACAAGGAACGTTGAGCAGATGAAGAAGTTTGACGAGATGCTGCGTGAGGAGCACCCGGGAGTGTACCAGGCGTGCAGCAGGAAGAGCGTCTGGATGCTTAGAAAAACAGGTTTTAAGATATTTCCGATGGCAGCATGGGTCTATAGCAGACTGCGTGGTAATTAA
- a CDS encoding ComF family protein encodes MNKIKDIGRGVINLVFPPRCPVCDGIIGPVERYIHSRCCEKLFPVEQPQCMRCGKPVLSERREYCDDCARALEHHRQMREDDSYRQGKALFAYKGSIKQTMYRFKYSNRREYAAYFAQTAVERYSDWILRCGIDVIIPVPMHRKKMRQRGYNQAECFAKALSEKTGIRMVKGLVRRVKNTSPLKTMGYVERRNCLEGAFQVADSIVQYDQILIVDDIYTTGSTAESIGHEIAKKCPGRVYVLCICIGQGS; translated from the coding sequence GTGAACAAAATAAAGGATATTGGGAGAGGCGTAATCAATCTGGTATTTCCACCGCGCTGTCCGGTATGTGATGGTATAATTGGTCCGGTTGAGAGATATATACACAGCAGATGCTGTGAAAAGCTCTTTCCGGTTGAGCAGCCGCAGTGTATGCGCTGCGGGAAGCCGGTTTTGTCTGAGCGAAGAGAGTATTGTGACGACTGTGCACGGGCACTAGAGCATCACAGGCAGATGCGGGAAGATGACAGCTACAGGCAGGGCAAGGCGCTTTTTGCATACAAGGGCAGCATAAAGCAGACCATGTACAGGTTCAAGTATTCAAACAGACGTGAGTATGCGGCTTATTTTGCACAGACAGCAGTGGAAAGATATTCGGACTGGATACTAAGATGTGGGATAGATGTTATTATTCCGGTGCCGATGCACCGTAAAAAAATGCGCCAGAGAGGCTACAATCAGGCAGAGTGTTTTGCAAAGGCATTGTCTGAAAAAACAGGCATAAGGATGGTAAAAGGGCTTGTGCGCAGAGTGAAAAATACCAGTCCACTCAAGACAATGGGGTATGTTGAACGCAGAAATTGTCTCGAGGGGGCTTTTCAAGTGGCGGATAGTATTGTACAATATGACCAAATACTAATAGTAGATGATATATATACTACAGGCAGTACGGCGGAGTCGATTGGGCACGAGATAGCAAAGAAATGTCCTGGCCGTGTATATGTGCTGTGTATTTGCATAGGACAGGGAAGTTAG
- a CDS encoding YbbR-like domain-containing protein, which produces MGKKLLKTFTNNIGFKILAIAFAFILWLVVYNLNDPVKTKTFTTTVTVTGRDSVVDKGLWPTIKDSEKTISFSVSGKRSYLNELDDSDFYANVDLANIIVDKDDTNKASVKVDIGCTKYRHSITFNGGDHMLPLSVEKYMQKQFEVKVSLDGSLSGAKALGNKPQANPKVVKIGGPESIVSTIASANVNIKVDDNTIISDNQITDRGDLTLIDDNGDEIDISKLDVDSQYQSIAVTVDVLSTKEVPIKCTTTGSPAGGKSVLGVELSEESVMLKGNAEALNNITSIDVGPIDISGATDDISTSVDLTGYLPDGVFIVNSSKAKLSIDIKIETNATSTMTLNSSNITYDGLEEGYTITFVTDKSSVIVSGTKSDIDTLSGTTLKGKIDVTGLGTGTHTVTVKPNLDETKYTWGEIKVQIVIGREGDGGGTTGTDGTGTASGSTTGGTTSGDTGTGGSSSSGSTSSGNTGNNGSDSSSH; this is translated from the coding sequence ATGGGAAAGAAGCTTCTAAAAACCTTCACAAATAATATAGGCTTTAAAATACTTGCGATAGCATTTGCATTTATACTCTGGCTTGTGGTCTACAATCTCAATGACCCGGTCAAGACAAAGACATTTACCACAACAGTCACCGTCACAGGCCGTGATTCGGTTGTTGACAAGGGGCTATGGCCTACCATCAAGGATTCGGAAAAGACCATCAGCTTTTCGGTATCAGGCAAGAGAAGCTATCTGAACGAGCTTGATGATTCCGATTTTTACGCAAATGTCGACCTTGCAAATATTATAGTAGATAAGGATGATACGAATAAGGCAAGCGTAAAGGTAGATATTGGATGCACCAAGTACAGACATTCGATTACCTTCAACGGTGGAGACCATATGCTCCCGCTTTCGGTTGAAAAATATATGCAGAAGCAGTTTGAGGTAAAGGTATCATTGGATGGAAGTCTCTCAGGTGCGAAAGCACTGGGAAACAAGCCACAGGCAAATCCAAAGGTAGTAAAGATCGGAGGTCCTGAGTCCATTGTTTCAACTATAGCATCGGCCAATGTAAATATAAAGGTCGATGACAATACCATAATATCAGATAATCAGATAACTGATCGCGGTGATCTCACTCTGATTGATGATAATGGCGATGAGATAGATATATCAAAGCTTGATGTGGACAGCCAGTATCAGTCTATAGCAGTGACAGTTGATGTCCTAAGTACCAAGGAGGTGCCTATCAAGTGTACTACGACAGGCTCACCGGCAGGAGGAAAGAGCGTGCTCGGAGTAGAACTATCAGAGGAGTCTGTAATGCTCAAAGGTAATGCAGAAGCATTGAACAATATCACATCTATAGATGTGGGACCAATTGATATATCGGGCGCAACAGACGATATAAGTACATCTGTTGACCTGACAGGATATCTGCCGGATGGAGTTTTTATAGTGAACTCATCCAAGGCAAAGCTCAGTATAGATATAAAGATTGAAACAAATGCGACTTCAACCATGACGCTGAACAGTTCCAATATCACATATGACGGACTGGAAGAGGGATATACGATTACATTTGTAACAGATAAGAGCAGTGTCATAGTAAGCGGCACCAAGTCTGATATAGATACACTTTCGGGAACTACACTGAAGGGTAAAATTGATGTGACAGGCCTTGGTACAGGTACACATACAGTGACGGTAAAGCCAAATCTGGATGAGACCAAGTACACATGGGGCGAGATAAAGGTTCAGATAGTTATCGGAAGGGAAGGTGACGGAGGCGGCACAACGGGAACTGATGGTACAGGAACAGCCTCGGGCTCAACAACAGGCGGTACAACATCAGGCGACACCGGCACAGGCGGTTCATCGTCATCGGGCAGCACATCGTCAGGAAACACCGGAAATAACGGCTCTGACAGTTCATCACATTGA
- a CDS encoding glycosyltransferase family 2 protein, producing the protein MSKILSIIIPTYNAEKFLNKGLSSFLVCRDTDAQTAQHNCKMATEGRFEEIDIDKAILDKLEVIVVNDGTPDKSVEVAQKFVDWYPDTFVIVNKTNGGHGSAINTGVEHVRGKYLKVVDADDWVDTLALKKLITTLQVLEAAQEKQDTRVMDAMLMSYTTYDLQKAAKGDIPYEEHLVVPGTKHDKSVDIQNLGGPYSSQVIAKHFDDVYWGLTFHGILYNTAFYRGLAHKLAEGIFYEDQEYAAVPMAYADTIYVYDEQLYQYRIGDVSQSISMESSLKRLSHYETVIRTLIAEGGNSEEFAPGGKQIWGIKTAKFIDDYYQLCLIKNPDKKMLRDRMEKFTSEIKSADGYIYGLIEKNYKVFRMLNKLHMNEKVYQKVFIPMVHLIRK; encoded by the coding sequence ATGAGTAAAATATTATCAATCATAATACCAACATATAATGCAGAAAAGTTTCTGAATAAGGGGCTGTCGTCATTTCTGGTATGCAGGGATACAGATGCACAGACAGCACAGCACAACTGTAAAATGGCAACGGAGGGCCGCTTTGAGGAAATAGATATTGACAAGGCTATACTCGATAAGCTTGAGGTGATAGTCGTAAATGACGGCACACCTGACAAAAGTGTTGAAGTGGCGCAGAAATTTGTGGACTGGTATCCGGATACCTTTGTCATAGTAAATAAAACAAATGGTGGACACGGTTCTGCAATCAACACAGGCGTGGAGCATGTGAGAGGAAAGTATTTAAAGGTGGTCGATGCAGATGACTGGGTAGATACGCTTGCGCTAAAGAAGTTAATTACCACATTGCAGGTATTAGAGGCAGCACAGGAAAAGCAGGATACGCGTGTCATGGATGCTATGTTGATGAGCTATACTACCTACGATCTGCAGAAAGCAGCCAAAGGAGATATACCTTACGAGGAGCATCTTGTTGTTCCGGGAACAAAGCATGATAAGAGTGTGGATATTCAAAATCTGGGAGGACCATATTCATCACAGGTGATAGCAAAACACTTTGATGATGTATACTGGGGACTTACATTTCACGGCATATTATATAACACTGCATTTTACAGAGGGCTTGCACATAAATTGGCAGAGGGCATTTTCTATGAGGATCAGGAATATGCTGCAGTGCCGATGGCATATGCTGATACCATATATGTATATGATGAGCAGCTATATCAGTATAGGATAGGCGATGTAAGCCAGAGCATATCTATGGAAAGCTCGCTTAAGAGGCTGTCTCACTATGAGACGGTCATCAGAACATTGATTGCTGAAGGGGGTAATTCAGAAGAATTTGCACCGGGAGGTAAGCAAATATGGGGCATAAAGACTGCAAAGTTCATAGATGATTACTATCAGCTGTGTCTTATAAAAAATCCGGACAAAAAGATGCTGAGAGATAGGATGGAGAAATTTACATCTGAGATAAAGTCGGCAGACGGATATATATATGGTCTGATAGAAAAGAACTACAAGGTTTTTAGGATGTTAAATAAGCTTCATATGAATGAAAAAGTCTATCAGAAGGTGTTTATACCAATGGTGCACTTAATCAGAAAATAA
- a CDS encoding glycosyltransferase family 2 protein produces MKETREEMETKVLSIIVPTYKAEQFLDKGLSSFILDDGLMDKLEVIVVDDGTPDNSVEVAKKYISRYPGTFRVLSKKNGGHGSAINAGIQVAEGKYFQVVDADDWVDTDILSDTVEMLEKNDADAFIHAHRTYDISTEQIEHKHVRCPDESKQYNLEQMMSFWDDIYWGLTFHGVLYNTEFYRRLGYSLIEGVYYEDQEYSTIPLAFAQKIRIYDGELYVYRIGDVNQSVSTKSLIKRLPDLEQVIIRLAQGCSLKEKFAAGGERYWLKKLTKCVTDYYHVALIINSDKRAGRKRVKELNRKLRGEYPWLYDMCHAKYMIFDVCSHLHMSEHMYTVTIGSLTELRSRMKRANKLPLECV; encoded by the coding sequence ATGAAAGAAACCAGAGAAGAGATGGAAACGAAAGTATTATCAATAATTGTACCCACATACAAAGCAGAACAGTTCCTTGACAAGGGCTTGAGCAGCTTTATACTTGACGATGGGCTTATGGACAAGCTCGAGGTAATTGTGGTGGACGACGGAACACCTGATAATAGTGTTGAAGTGGCTAAAAAGTATATTAGTAGATATCCGGGAACATTTAGGGTACTTAGTAAGAAAAATGGAGGACATGGTTCTGCCATAAATGCCGGTATACAGGTAGCGGAGGGAAAATACTTTCAGGTGGTAGATGCGGATGATTGGGTAGATACGGACATATTGTCAGACACAGTGGAAATGCTTGAAAAAAATGATGCAGATGCGTTTATACATGCACATCGCACATATGATATAAGCACGGAGCAGATAGAACATAAGCATGTGCGGTGTCCGGATGAGTCTAAACAATACAATCTTGAGCAGATGATGAGCTTTTGGGATGATATATACTGGGGCCTTACATTCCATGGAGTATTATACAATACAGAGTTCTACAGACGGCTTGGATACAGCCTTATAGAGGGAGTATACTATGAGGATCAGGAGTATTCGACTATACCGCTTGCATTTGCACAAAAGATTAGGATATATGATGGAGAACTATATGTTTATCGTATAGGAGATGTCAATCAGAGTGTCAGTACCAAAAGCCTTATAAAACGTCTGCCGGATTTGGAACAGGTGATAATCCGTCTGGCACAGGGATGCAGCCTGAAGGAAAAATTCGCAGCGGGCGGTGAGCGATATTGGCTTAAAAAGCTCACAAAGTGTGTCACAGACTACTATCATGTGGCTCTTATAATCAATTCTGATAAGAGAGCAGGCCGGAAAAGAGTGAAAGAACTGAATAGAAAGCTGCGTGGAGAGTATCCATGGCTGTATGATATGTGCCATGCGAAATACATGATATTTGATGTGTGCAGTCATTTGCATATGAGCGAGCATATGTATACAGTGACTATAGGCAGTCTTACTGAGCTTCGCAGCAGGATGAAGCGTGCGAATAAATTGCCACTTGAGTGTGTATAA